A DNA window from Impatiens glandulifera chromosome 7, dImpGla2.1, whole genome shotgun sequence contains the following coding sequences:
- the LOC124910283 gene encoding protein BUNDLE SHEATH DEFECTIVE 2, chloroplastic: MESMSNISSFSPRTFPIWTTKSTSMAFRTRASIANSFESNFANRVEKAWLISQQPRPVSCSSCDSNGKVECKWCNGTGFFILGDNMLCEVPSRNTTCVICAGKGSTSCCDCKGTGFRAKWLGDPQNHP, translated from the exons ATGGAATCGATGAGCAATATCAGCTCTTTTTCTCCGAGAACATTCCCGATCTGGACAACCAAATCTACGTCTATGGCTTTCCGAACTCGGGCTTCAATCGCTAACTCTTTTGAGAGCAACTTCGCCAATCGAGTGGAAAAAGCCTGGTTAATCTCTCAG CAACCAAGGCCCGTTTCTTGTTCTTCTTGCGATTCAAATGGAAAGGTTGAATGCAAATGGTGTAATGGAACAGGTTTCTTTATTCTGGGTGATAACATGCTATGTGAAGTTCCTTCCAGAAACACCACCTGTGTAATATGTGCAGGAAAG GGATCAACAAGTTGCTGTGATTGCAAGGGCACAGGCTTCCGAGCAAAGTGGCTTGGAGATCCCCAAAATCATCCCTAA